One Flavobacterium cerinum genomic window, AACAATGGAAATGAAATTGTAAACCCGAAATTCCTATTATAAAACAAAAGCCTTAAAAATCATTTTTTAAGGCTTTTTAGATTGTGTTTTAGAAAGAGCGTTATGCTTTCTGAATGTTTTGATAAACAAAAGAAGAGGCAAAATAAACGGATGCCATCAACGTAAACAGAATCCCGTTCATAGCGATAAATTCTATAAATCGCATTGCCATACTCGGATCTTTCGCGTCACCGTCCATTAAAAAACCGATCGTTGTTAGAACAGATGACAGGGCTAAAATGTTTAAAAATTTTCTTTTCATAAATATTAGATAATGGTTGTTATCCGAATAACGGATTTTGTAGGATAATATTTCATGAAGTAAGCCCGATTTATAGTTTTAATTCTTTTTTCATTCCCTCTACATGAACCATGAAATCTTTGTTTTCAGCTAATTGTGACTGATGTTCTTTTAACCATTTTGTAAATTTAGCAGTATCTTTTTTCAAAAAATAACCGTGTAAAACCGAATAAATATTCTCGGTATTATAACTCTTGTCCGGACAATCTTTTAATACTTTCCGACAAATGATTTCTGCTTTTTCCGGTGTCCCGTTTTTTGCTAATGCATATATGAGCTCTTTATTGGTGTAAGCATTCAAAGGTTCTTTTTTAAGTGCTTTTTCCAAAACAACAATGGACTTGGGATAGTTTTGCAGACAATTATAGGAAAAAGCTAATTCAGTAGCTAATCCGTCGTAATCAGGATTAATTTTATAGGCTTTTTCTAAAAATTCCAATGCTTTTTCACAGGCGCTCCAGGCATTATAGGTATAACCTTGTCCGTACAAGCGTCGAACGGGATCACCACCCTGATAAATTGTAAGCCAATCCGGAGTTGAGGTAATCTTTAACTCCTCAAATCTCGATTCCGGAATAAAAGCAATTTTTAATCCGTTGCCAATACCGATCCGTTGTTTAAAATTAACGGATGTTGTTTCATCAGGATCGACTATATAACGTTTTTTGTCATCAACCTTAAATGAGCCTCCATAATGAAACATCAAACCGGCTTGTGTATCAATATAAACAAACCCGAACATATAAGTATTACTACTGTCGGCAGGCATAGTAATCCATTTGTTTTCGCTTTGAATAAAACCTTTGTCGAAAGTAAGATCGCTCTGCGAAAAGACGGATGCTGAAAGAATAAAAAAGATTCCTGAAATGAGTTTCTTCATGTTTTTGGTTTTGGATTGGTTATGAAAATTGTAATACGAATATAATGTGAAAATTATAATATTGACAAAAAGGGATTACTTTTTTCTCTTTTTTGAGAAAATATTTAAATATTCCGGACAGACATTTTTTGTTGGTAGAAGTGATAAGATACAACTGAAGTTGAATATCGTTAATTTTGTGATACAGCTATACAATTTGTAAAAATGAGCAGTACAAGTAATGAAGACCTATAAATTTGAGCTATTCACTTCGGAGATCGAAAAAAATATCCGGAACGGGAATTATAAACCGGGATTTAAGTTGCCGTCTGTAAGGACTTTAAAGGAGCAATATCAAACCAGTATCAGTACGATACAGCACGGCTATGAATATCTGATGCTTCAGGGATTGGTAGAAAGTATTCCAAAATCGGGTTATTATGTAAGTAATCAGCCTGACCGTTCGGATCTTACGGTAAATATAAAACAACGACCGGTTGTTCGGGATGCTGTTTTTACCAACAATCTTGATCAAATTACTTCGGTTAAAACGGAACGAAAATTGGTTTCGTTTAATGTCGCGGCACCGGACGACCTTATGATTCCGCAAAAATTAATACTGCGAACCATGCAACAGGTTATCCGGGAAGAAGGAGCCGGTTTGCTACGCTATTATCCTTCCGGCGGATCGGAACGATTAAAAGAGACTATTATACAGCGCGCGATTTCTTATCAGACAATATTACATCCGGAGGAATTACTTATCACTGACGGTGCACTTCAGGCTTTGTATATTGCTCTGGCAGCTGTATGTAACACGGGTGATATTGTGGCGGTTGAAAGTCCCTGTGTATTTTCGGTTCTGGAAGTGATCCGAATGCTCCGCTTAAAAGTAATTGAGATTCCGGTTGTACCGGTTACAGGATTGGATGTGGATTTTTTACAAAAAGCTTGTCACACGAATACGGTTAAAGCCATTGTGGTAACACCGAACTTTCATAATCCGACCGGAATTTTGTTAGGAGATGAACAGAAGAAGAGGCTGTTATCGGTTGCACTACACTATAATATTGCCATAATTGAGAATGATATTTACGGCGATCTTTACTTTCAGGGAAAACGACCTGCGACAATTAAAAGTTTTGATGATAGCGGACTGGTGATGATTTTTTCGTCTTATGCAAAAACGTTAGCGCCCGGTATTCGCCTGGGTTGGCTGGCAGCCGGAAAATTTACGGAACGAGCAGAGCAAATCCGGTTTTCATTGGGAAGTACGGTAGCACCGGTCTATCAGGAAACCGTCAATCGTTTATTGTCGGGAAATAGCTACGATCGTCATCTTCGTACTTTTAGAATGCAATTGGCGAAAAATGCCTATACGGCTATTCATCTGCTATCGGAACATTTTCCTGTCGGAACGTCAATTGCAACACCCGCCGGCGGATATGCCATCTGGGTCGGAATGCCGGAAGCAACGAATATGGAACAATTTTATAAACAATGTGATCAAATCGGAGTCAAATTTACACCCGGTTATACCTTTTCATTTTCGAATACTTTTAGCCGCTATTTTCGAATAGTTTTCGCAAATACTTTTTCACCAAAAAGAATCGAAGCCATACAGCTTGCCGGCCAATGGATACGATAATCTGTACTGCTTTGTATTTCCTGTTCTGTACTGTTTAAAACGGTTTTATGTCGGTAACTTTGATCAATACATTGGAATACATTATGAAGATCATTACAAAGTTTACAATTGCCACGGAACAGGGAGTAGCAGAATTACTGGAGCTGACAGAAAAGAGCACTGCTGAAAAATTATCCGGTTTGATAACGGATGCTGCTTTAACCGATTTTATAACCGTTAATTATAATAAACAAACCCTTATTGCGGAACTAAACAGTATGTCAAATCAGTTTCTGGTTGTTTATGTAGACGGTGTGCCCGCTGGTTATGCCCGAATAACTTCAAAGGGAAAACAACCGCTGAAATTAGAAAATAAACGGGCTATTCGTATAGCCGATTTTGGAATACTTCAACACTATAACGACGAAGCTGTCCGCCATTCCTTATTTGAAAAATGTATGGCTGTTGCCAAATTTTACGAAAGCATCTGGATATCGGAATATAGCGAAAATCCGTTATTGCCCTTTTTTGAGGATAATGGCTTTATCCGGCAGGAAGTAGCGCCGGATTGGGAAGGATTATCACTGTCTTCTGTCTGTTTGATCAAATAGAAGAATGTATAAAATCGATTATTATCCTTTAATCTTCTTTACCGTTACAAAATTGATTTTTAAGAATTAAATCTGTAGTCGCATCAGAAATAAAGTGAATTTTATGTTCTGATGCAACTACAGAATTGAGCGCCCGAAAAACTATCATTGGAAGCAAAAATAGATGAATTTCGTATTCTAAATATATTCTTTCAATGAAAATAATGCACAACGAAAAAGAGAAAGAGACTCAGCAGAAAGTAGAGCAAAAAAACAGAGACAAACAAAATGATCGGGCTGTTGCTGTACCGGATAGCGGACGAACAAGTAACGAAACACTACAGGCAGACGACGCTAAAGCAGGCAAAACCGGAGATCTGAGTAGCAATAAAGCCACTCACGGCTCACAGTCGGCCTATGCCGAAGGATCGGAACGAATGTATCAGCAATTTCAGGAAAGTTTCGGACAAACAGGCGATTTAAACCATCCGGAGACACAAAAGAAAGAGCAGGATTATAAAGGGACACTGGGAATTTCGGGTCTGAGGGAATATTATGATATGAAATCAGAAAAAGAAAGTTCCGGACAAGCTGTAGCGGTTCCGGCGGCGAATACACAGAGTCAGGATCCGCCGGTTAGCCGTTTGATAACCGTTCGTAAAGGACAACGTTTCAATAATAAAATCATTGCGAATCAGGATGATCTGAACCGTTTTGCCGAATCGGAAATGGGAATTACCCGTCAGTTAAACTGGAATAAAGTACTATCGGATGCCGAAGTTCAGGCAATGGTAGCTAATGGTGGTACGGTTTGGTATACAATTAACGTAAAATCAAATGACATTCAGGAAGAAGCGAAATCATTGTCGGAAGACCGAAAAGGTTTTATAAAAGATGCCGGAAACAGTGCCGATTACATTCAGAACCTGCGTATACTGGATCTTTTAAAACAATTATCCGATGAAGAAATCGCCGATTATAAGAGTAAAGTGTATACGGAAACCAACGATCCGGCGGCCATCGAAGCATCGTTAAAAGCCTATATCGAAAGTGTTAAGCAGCGACGTAAAGAACAGGACGAACACGAATCCGTTAAAACAAAACTATACGGATTGGAAGCGTTATACGAACAGTATATCCGATTTTCAAAAACATCAGCAAGTACAACCTATACGGCTACCGGAGGGATTCCGGTAACTGTGGTTAATACGGAGTATGAATCGGACAAACAAAAATTAACCAACGATTTAATTGCCAATGGTTTTAAAGGAGGTATAGCCGAATTTAAAAAATTTATTGAAAGTTATGAGAACGGTTTCGAAAGTAAAACAGCACAGATTGGTATTGATTACCTGCAACAATACAAACATTTCTTATTTGAAGAACAAAAGAAACTAAGTAATGAGGCTTATCTTGAAAAGTTACTAAGTCAGTTAAAAGCAACGGGTGCCAAACAAAAATTTGATGCGGCAGACAGGGCAAAAAGTAGTGCCTCCGTATTGCATTATGCAGATAAACCATCAGCACAGGAGCGTTCTTTTCAGATGGAAATGAAAGCGGAAGCGGATCAGAAACAGGCCGAAGCCGAAAATAATATAGCCGATTTCACGAATCTGACACCGTTAGTAATTGATGAAGGTTTTGACAGTGAAGGTTTTGCTAATTGTAGTAGCACAGCTGAGATAAAAAGCTTTTTACAGTCGTATATTCTGGAGAAAAATGAAAAAGCTAATGATGCCATAGATAAGATCCGAAATAACCCGGAACATGTTTATGAACTGGATAAACTTTTTGAAACGGCCAGACAACAGGAACATATTGAAGACGGTTCAATTTACGACCGAATCCTGAAAGCAAAATACGAAGAAATTCATAAGTATGACGTATTAAAAGCGGTCGGATTGGGTATTTTGGCACTGGCGATTATTGTCGTTACCTGGGGAGCGGCTACTCCGGTTGTCGTTGCCGGCGGAATCATCTCAACGGGTATCAGTATTGGTCTTGCGTATGAAGCAATTGATGAATATAAAACCAAAAAAGGTTTCCACGATGTCGGATTGCTCAGTGAAGATCCTAGCGTGGCCTGGGTGGTTATAGCCATTGCAGGTGCGGCACTAGATGCGGGCGCTTTGGCAGCGGTGTTACGATCAGCAAAACCGATTACATTGGCAGCAAAAGCCTTTAATGATGCGGAAGATGCGGCAAGTGCCTTAAAGAAGTTGGGAGATGATCTGGCAAAAATCGAAGGACTTCATAAAAAAGTACAGGAAAATATTCTGAAGCAGGCCAGAATAAAAGCCCAGGAACAAAAAATAATGGCAAGTTTTGCGCAAACCAGAGGAATGGCCTTATCATCACTTCCATTACTGGTTCAAACGGGTGAATTACTGGCGCGTGCCGTATTTGCAATCCGAAAAGGAATCGTTACATTTGATAGTTTCATTGCCGAACTTAGGCTGGCTAAAGTAATAAGTGATGCCAGTTTAAGCCCGGAAGATCTGGTATCGATAAAAGAAGCTTTTGGTAAAGCGAAAGCATTTGGGAATAATGAAGTACTGGCAGCAGATTTAGGGAAAATTCTGGAAGAAGGAAATAGTGCAAAATTAAAAGAGTTTTTAGATTTTTCGGATGAGTTTTTTCGGATCAACTGGGATCATAAAAGTGATAAAACGTTTGGGCATGCTTTTCTAAGACATGGTAAAAAACGATTTACAAATTTAATCGACCGGGCAAATACATTGAAAATACCGCAAGGTGTTTGGATGGATGATGCCAAAGCGGCCGAACTTATAAAACAAAATTGGAGAAATTTTGTTGTAGGTGAAAATATAATTGATATTCCGCCGGGATTGGGGAAAGTAATACTACCCGATGGGAGGGTTATTGAAAACGTTATTAAAGCAGTAGTGGTTAAGAACCCAAAAGGAGCAACAAACTTAATAAACACAGCATATCCAAAAATAATAGAGTAACATATGAAATTTGACCTGATATATAAAGATTTAAAAAAGTTAAACGATTTTGAATATGAAATCTACGAAGGCGACAGCGATTATCTGAATGCTTACATCGGTGTGATTCAGGATGCATTGCGAGCGTCTGAAAATGTTACGTTTGAACTGAACTGTTTAGGGGAAGACTGGAATGTGATGGTTTTCTATGATTTTTCGCTTTTCACGGAACATTTACTGGATATTTACCAATTGTGTGACAAAGAAAAAGACGCTTCCTATGCCATGTGGTATTATGAAGATGGAATTGACAGAGATATTTTATTTACCAAAGTTGATCATGATACCGTTAAAATAGAAAACGTATCGGGCGAAAAATGGATTACTCCGATTTCGGCCGAATATATGACCACAAGCGGATTAAAAGCAGAATGTGTCAATTTTGTACAAAAGATAAAAGAAGCGATAAGTATGCTATACCCGGAAATTAATGAACTGGAAATGATACAGGAATGGTATCGAAAGTTTGGTGTATAGTAAACTGTACTTTAAATAAAGTAAATCAAAAATGGGGTTATAGTAACCTCATTTTTTGTTTTAAAGGGATGAGTAATCCGTTTGGGATTATTTTCTAAATTAGTGTCGCTTTAACATGGGAATCTGTGGTTTTGCTTTACAGATAACCGGAAAACCGTATAAAAATGAAAGATAAATTACAATATTGGATCGGCTTAAGTGTTTTTTTAATGGTCGTTTTTACGAGTTGTACCGATCGGCAACCGGCAATCAAAGAAATAAAAATAGAACCAGATGAAGTAGGGATAATCGGTTACGGATCACTCACATCGGTTAAAAGTATGGAAAGCAGTTTGGGTAGGGAATATAAAGGAATATTTGAGGTCACCCGCTTAAAAGGATGGAAACGGAAGTGGAATGTTTTTATGCCGAATGAAGGAGAATACAAAAAGTTCTATTATCTGGAAAAGGATAGTGCTGTTTTTCCGAAACGTATTATTTATCTGAATATCGAAAAAGATCCCGATTCGTTTCTGAATTGTTGTTTGTTTGTCATTAAAAAAGACGACTTGCTGAAATTCGATCAAAGAGAATGGATTTACAGTAAGGAAGATGTTTCCGATGATCTGGAAAACATAAAGATTGTAGGAGGAAAGGTATATGCTTATGTGGCATTGGATCAGTTTATCCTAAAAGAACCGGCTTCAAAAAATGAGGCAGCCATAAGAAAGACGTACCTCGATATTTTAGATGCTGCTTTTCTGGATTTAGGTGAAAGCTATAAAAAGGAGTTTTATAAGACAACTGAGGCTTTTCCGGATTCGATTGTAGTTAAGGATTTGAAAGTGAAGTAGCTTTTATTATTACGGGTACGAACGTTATGCTCCTGTAAACAGAGCGGAATAAAAAACGGTATCTGAGAATTATATATCACATGTTTGAGAGATAATCCTTACTTTAGCGATAGCTATGTCAGATCCTATACTGTATAAGTAAAGTAGGATCGGGTCAAATAACTTTAAGTCAAATATATGGTCGTACAATTCGAAAAAGAAACAGATGGTGTTTTGTTATTATGTTCCAAAAAAGGGTTAAAAAAGTATTATGAAAAACGTGAATTTAATTATGATTTTCCGGAAGGAATAATTCCATTAGTGAATCAGGGCATTATTGCAGCCATTGTTACAGAAAGTGGGGATGATGTTACGGGTGAGATTCTTGTAATGGAAGGAATGAATGATAAAGAAAATTATACTCTCTCATCAGAAAATAAACTCTTTATCGAACCGGAGGACGACATATTTGTTTTGTCACATAGTGAATTTACTCAGATTTGCGATCAGTATCAGGGTGATATTGACCGTTTTGATTTTTGGAACGAAAAAATAATGATTTCAAATCTTAGAAGTGGCTGGGCATTTTTATTTATACATACAAAAGTGTCGGATGAAATCCCCTATATCAACATCATATTTCAATTGACATTTTCGACTATTGAACCGCCTTATGAAAATGTAAACTCAATTAGTGCGGTTTAATTTAGAAGTATAAACCGCTAGTGTGAGCGTCCCGTTCGTGCCAATAAAGTCTCCCCGTAGCTATAGAAGAATAAAATAAAATAATAAAATCTAAAAAAAGTTATGTCAAATTTTGTCAGAATAATGAGCTACCAAAGAGATGGTGATTTATATTACACGAATATAGAGAACATCAATAAAGAAGCTGAAAAATTAGAATTCGAAGGCGTTTTAATTGAAGATATCGGAGATCCGACAATTAAATTCCGAAATAAAAAAGCAAAAATAACAGATTATATAATGGGAATCGGGCGTTTTCCGATTGTCTCAACCCGGTTTAAAGATTTATTAAGTTCGCTTCCGGATAGTGAATACATTCAGTTCATTAAATGTAAGTCGAATTATTTCAAACAAACAGAAGAATTTTGGATAATGAATATCCTTGAATTAGTTGATTGTTTTGACTGGGAAAAAAGTGAATACGTAAAAAGAACAAAATATAGTAATCCGAATGAATTTTGGCCGGATGATGTTACAAAAGTGGAAATGATTGATGAAAAAACGAACGGAAGAAATATTTTTAGAGTACTTGATTTTCCGACGTATATTTTCATCAGTAAACAGTTGGAGGGGCTTATTTTAGAGAATAAAATAAAACTGACTTTAGTAAGGACACAAGATTTAACACAGGTTATAGATGCTGATCCGAATGATCCGGGATTAGCGAGATGGGGGCATGAAAATTTAGATTAAAAGAATATTTAGCCGGAAAAAAACGCCTCAGGTTGGCGCGGGCAGAGGGTTATAAAAATATTCTAAAGACAAGCGTTGAAGTAGTGACAGAGAGAAAGATGAAATTATTTATGGAAGATTTTGCTAAAGAAATCGATGAAATTATTGAGGCTAGTTTAAAGTCAGATAAACCTTTAAAAATTGACTTATTAATTTTTCAATTATAAAAAATGAAAAAAGTAAATTATTATAAAATAAATTACTCAGTTGATAAGAAAATAACTGGAGCCAAAGATTCCCAGATTATTAATTTTATTGATCCTGAGAATAATAGTGTAGAAAGAACTAAAAAATATTCATATATAGGATTAGATCACGTAGATTCTTCTCTTGATTTTACAAAATTTAAAGCCGATGACAAAGCAAAGGTAACTGATATTCTAAGTAGTAATTTCTTTTCAAGCTATTACATTATAAGTGAAAAATTCAAAAAAATAATTGAAGATTTTACGTTTCATAATGTCCGTTTTTTGGACTCAGTAGTTACATTTAAAAACAATAAGTATAATTATTTTATTCTTAGTATTATTGAAAGAATTGATATTGTAGATTTTTCAAAGTCAACACTTATTTTAGATAGGGTTTCTCCAATGCTTAGATTTGGAGGAGATATTATAGAAGTAACTTCAAGCGAGGATTATTCTTTAAAGTCGGCTAAAATATGGGATGAAAAAGGTTTTGGTTATGGATTGATTCCGACACAGATTGTATTAAATTATAGGTCAGATTTAGTTAAACTTCCGTTCGGAATCACCTTAATATCTGAAGAGTTAAAACAAAAAATAGAAGAAGAAAAACTTACAGGAATAGTATTTGAAAAAACAGAAAGTGAGTTCTATTTGAAAGATTAGACTAATTTATCTCTTACAGAACCCCTCGCTGGTGCGAGCCTCCCGCTCGTGGGACTAGTCCTAAAATAGGTTGCCTTTTTTGTTTTGGCTTAAAGTATTTTTTTCGGTTGTAGATAAAATACAAAAAGGTTGCAATTAGCCCTCCGATTCCGATATAAATTCCAATACTTTGCTTGTTTTCAAATTCCGATTTATTGATCAAGACTTTATTGTTTCGTTCAACCTGAATAAGATTAATATTTACATTTTCACGTTGATCTTCATTTTCGTAATAATATAGCGTTAATTGGTCTCCGGTATTTATTAGTGCGATCAGATCGTCATAATTATTTGACATTCTATATATTCCCAATTTTTTATTGACCTGCTTAAGTTTAATAAAGAAAACGTCACTTGTTTTTCCTTTACTCCCATATTTTAAGTCAATTCCATGATCTTCTACAATACCGGTAATTTTGTCTGCTTTAGTTAAATCGATGTTTTGATTTTTGAATC contains:
- a CDS encoding tetratricopeptide repeat protein — its product is MKKLISGIFFILSASVFSQSDLTFDKGFIQSENKWITMPADSSNTYMFGFVYIDTQAGLMFHYGGSFKVDDKKRYIVDPDETTSVNFKQRIGIGNGLKIAFIPESRFEELKITSTPDWLTIYQGGDPVRRLYGQGYTYNAWSACEKALEFLEKAYKINPDYDGLATELAFSYNCLQNYPKSIVVLEKALKKEPLNAYTNKELIYALAKNGTPEKAEIICRKVLKDCPDKSYNTENIYSVLHGYFLKKDTAKFTKWLKEHQSQLAENKDFMVHVEGMKKELKL
- a CDS encoding aminotransferase-like domain-containing protein, translating into MKTYKFELFTSEIEKNIRNGNYKPGFKLPSVRTLKEQYQTSISTIQHGYEYLMLQGLVESIPKSGYYVSNQPDRSDLTVNIKQRPVVRDAVFTNNLDQITSVKTERKLVSFNVAAPDDLMIPQKLILRTMQQVIREEGAGLLRYYPSGGSERLKETIIQRAISYQTILHPEELLITDGALQALYIALAAVCNTGDIVAVESPCVFSVLEVIRMLRLKVIEIPVVPVTGLDVDFLQKACHTNTVKAIVVTPNFHNPTGILLGDEQKKRLLSVALHYNIAIIENDIYGDLYFQGKRPATIKSFDDSGLVMIFSSYAKTLAPGIRLGWLAAGKFTERAEQIRFSLGSTVAPVYQETVNRLLSGNSYDRHLRTFRMQLAKNAYTAIHLLSEHFPVGTSIATPAGGYAIWVGMPEATNMEQFYKQCDQIGVKFTPGYTFSFSNTFSRYFRIVFANTFSPKRIEAIQLAGQWIR
- a CDS encoding imm11 family protein, coding for MSYQRDGDLYYTNIENINKEAEKLEFEGVLIEDIGDPTIKFRNKKAKITDYIMGIGRFPIVSTRFKDLLSSLPDSEYIQFIKCKSNYFKQTEEFWIMNILELVDCFDWEKSEYVKRTKYSNPNEFWPDDVTKVEMIDEKTNGRNIFRVLDFPTYIFISKQLEGLILENKIKLTLVRTQDLTQVIDADPNDPGLARWGHENLD
- a CDS encoding imm11 family protein produces the protein MKKVNYYKINYSVDKKITGAKDSQIINFIDPENNSVERTKKYSYIGLDHVDSSLDFTKFKADDKAKVTDILSSNFFSSYYIISEKFKKIIEDFTFHNVRFLDSVVTFKNNKYNYFILSIIERIDIVDFSKSTLILDRVSPMLRFGGDIIEVTSSEDYSLKSAKIWDEKGFGYGLIPTQIVLNYRSDLVKLPFGITLISEELKQKIEEEKLTGIVFEKTESEFYLKD